The genomic stretch CCCTGACAGTTGGTCCGGACTCTCCTCGTGGGATGGCGGACCGCCGCCTCAGACCACCTCCAGCACGCCCCGGACCATGTTCATGCCGCAGTGGAAGGGATACTCGCCGGGCTCCATCGGCGGCAGGTCCAGGCTGGTGCGGGCGTTCAGCGGCAGATCGAGGGTGCGGCGGAAGTCGGGGACGATCACCTGAGCGACGCAGCCGCTGGGATCGAGGCGGTGAAAGGTGAGGCGCAACGGGCGACCGGCCTTCAGCCTGATCCGGGATGGCCGATAGCCGCCATCGACGGTGATCGTGATCTCCTGCAGGCCGCGCTCCCCGTCGCTGGCGGCCACGGCATCGCCATGGTGGCCGAGAAACCACCAGAGCTGGGCGGCGATCAACGCCAGACCGCCGGCGGTCACCGCCAGTTTGAGCTCCAGGGGCTGGTCGATGGTGCGCCAGAGCGGTTCGCCGGTTCTCAGGGCGGAGACAACGAAGCTGGTCATCAGCTGGCGGCAACGGGAAGGGGGGTGGGCCGGAAGCGGCGCAGCCTCAGGGCATTGCTCACCACCGACACGGAGCTGAAGGCCATGGCGCCGCCGGCGATCATCGGGCTCAGCAGCCAGCCGGTCAGCGGGAACAGCAACCCGGCGGCAATGGGCAGGCCCGCCACGTTGTAAGCGAAGGCGAAGATCAGGTTCTGGCGGATGTTGGCCATGGTGTGGCGGCTGAGTTCAATCGCCGCCGGCACCCCGGCCAGATTGCCGGAGATCAGGGTGATGTCGCTGGCAGCGATCGCCACATCGGTGCCGGTGCCCATGGCCAGGCCCACATCGGCCGCCGCCAGGGCCGGGGCGTCGTTGATGCCATCGCCCACCATCGCCACCGGACCCTCCCCCTGGTCCTGCAACCGGCGGATCACGGCGGCCTTGTCGGCAGGACGCACCTCGGCGATCACCCGCTCGATCCCCAGCTGGGCGGCCACCACCTCGGCGGTGCGGTGGGCGTCACCGCTGAGCATCACCACCTGCAGGCCCAGGCGCCGCAGGGCGGCCACGGCGGCTGCCGCGCCGGGCTTGAGCGGATCGGCGATGCCGAAGCAGGCTTCGATCCGCCCGTTCACCGCCACCGCCGCCACGCTGCAGGCGGCCCCTTCGAGTCGAGCGGCCAGGGGCTCGAGTGAGGAGGTGTCGAAGCCGAGCTCGCTGAGCCAGCGGGGGGTGCCCACCAGCATGTCCAGGCCACCGG from Synechococcus sp. CBW1107 encodes the following:
- a CDS encoding cupredoxin domain-containing protein: MTSFVVSALRTGEPLWRTIDQPLELKLAVTAGGLALIAAQLWWFLGHHGDAVAASDGERGLQEITITVDGGYRPSRIRLKAGRPLRLTFHRLDPSGCVAQVIVPDFRRTLDLPLNARTSLDLPPMEPGEYPFHCGMNMVRGVLEVV